In Arcobacter ellisii, a genomic segment contains:
- the abc-f gene encoding ribosomal protection-like ABC-F family protein: MALIDLQNISKQYDTKVILKDANFTLNQGQRIAVIGQNGQGKSTLFKIIMRQTEPDSGDMAIDKSLKIEMLDQQPKFKANLNVRDAIENQLVELKSAKNEYEKITNQLMTDYENEELIRRQSELASFLEFHNAWDLDNMIERVLVEFQLKQYEHKDVNLLSGGEQRRVSLAGLILKKPDVLLLDEPTNHLDVYMVEFLEQLLLKNNFTLLFISHDRYFIDNIATSVVEVDGGVLRKFNGGYSSYLEQKSQILENMQKEHENLLRMVKREAHWMQHGITARRKRNERRKAEYFDLKQKARSNPAAIRKMSLELQREQKAFNTEEKQQNKRKMLYELDNVCKTLGDKELIKDFTTRILQKDTIAIVGPNGSGKSTLLKIFMEKMKIDKGTFKKGDFQIGYFDQQRDTLDDNKNLMETFCPNGGDRVILDDGRNMHVYGYLKNFLFPREYLDKKVGVLSGGEKNRVALALLFTRKVDCLILDEPTNDLDIPTINILEEYLQNFQGALIFVSHDRYFVDKIAKKLFVFQGNGKIMESFQPYTEYLEIEKELKELDSLESEIAKEQTTPKPTTTVKKQTKLSYKDQREYDNLPKEIEDLELKLEEINACLMNPKCYEQKGIVSMSKELEETKDIYEQKVERFLELEELIESFNS, translated from the coding sequence ATGGCTTTAATAGACCTACAAAACATTTCAAAACAATATGACACAAAAGTTATTTTAAAAGATGCAAATTTTACTCTAAATCAAGGGCAAAGAATAGCCGTGATTGGACAAAATGGACAAGGAAAATCTACACTTTTTAAAATAATTATGAGACAAACTGAGCCAGATAGTGGTGATATGGCTATTGATAAATCTTTGAAAATAGAGATGCTTGACCAACAACCAAAATTTAAAGCAAATCTAAATGTAAGAGATGCCATAGAAAATCAGTTGGTTGAATTAAAATCAGCAAAAAATGAGTATGAAAAAATCACAAATCAATTAATGACAGATTATGAAAATGAAGAGCTTATTAGAAGACAAAGTGAACTTGCTTCTTTTTTAGAGTTTCATAATGCTTGGGATTTGGATAATATGATTGAACGAGTTTTAGTAGAATTTCAACTAAAACAATATGAACATAAAGATGTAAACCTTTTAAGTGGAGGAGAACAAAGAAGAGTTAGTCTTGCTGGATTAATTTTAAAAAAACCTGATGTTTTACTACTTGATGAGCCTACAAACCACCTTGATGTTTATATGGTTGAGTTTTTAGAGCAATTACTTTTAAAAAATAACTTTACCCTACTTTTTATCTCACACGATAGATATTTTATTGATAATATTGCAACTTCTGTTGTTGAAGTTGATGGTGGAGTTTTACGAAAATTCAACGGTGGATACTCTTCTTATTTAGAACAAAAATCTCAAATATTAGAAAATATGCAAAAAGAGCATGAAAACTTACTGAGAATGGTAAAACGTGAAGCTCATTGGATGCAACATGGAATTACTGCAAGAAGAAAAAGAAATGAAAGAAGAAAAGCAGAATATTTTGATTTAAAACAAAAAGCACGTTCAAATCCAGCAGCTATTAGAAAAATGTCTTTAGAGTTACAAAGAGAACAAAAAGCTTTTAATACAGAAGAGAAACAACAAAATAAAAGAAAAATGCTTTATGAGTTAGATAATGTGTGTAAGACTTTAGGAGATAAAGAGTTAATCAAAGATTTTACAACTAGAATCCTACAAAAAGATACTATTGCAATAGTTGGACCAAATGGAAGTGGAAAATCTACACTTTTAAAAATCTTTATGGAAAAAATGAAAATTGATAAAGGAACATTTAAAAAAGGTGATTTCCAAATAGGATATTTTGACCAACAAAGGGATACTTTAGATGATAATAAAAATCTAATGGAAACATTTTGTCCAAATGGAGGAGATAGAGTTATTCTTGATGATGGAAGAAATATGCATGTTTATGGATATTTGAAAAACTTTTTATTTCCAAGAGAATATTTAGATAAAAAAGTTGGTGTTTTAAGTGGTGGAGAAAAAAATAGAGTTGCCCTAGCTTTACTTTTTACTAGAAAAGTTGATTGTTTAATCCTTGATGAGCCAACAAATGATTTAGATATTCCAACAATTAATATTTTAGAAGAGTATTTACAAAACTTCCAAGGTGCATTGATATTTGTATCTCACGATAGATATTTTGTAGATAAAATTGCTAAAAAACTTTTTGTATTCCAAGGAAATGGAAAAATTATGGAAAGTTTCCAACCATATACAGAATATTTAGAGATTGAAAAAGAGTTAAAAGAATTAGATTCTCTTGAAAGCGAAATAGCAAAAGAACAAACAACTCCAAAGCCAACTACAACGGTTAAAAAACAGACTAAATTATCATATAAAGACCAAAGAGAATATGATAATTTACCAAAAGAGATTGAAGATTTAGAGTTAAAACTTGAAGAGATAAATGCTTGTTTGATGAATCCAAAATGTTATGAACAAAAAGGTATTGTTTCTATGTCAAAAGAGTTGGAAGAGACAAAAGATATTTATGAACAAAAAGTTGAAAGATTTTTAGAATTAGAAGAGTTAATAGAAAGCTTTAATTCTTAA